CTCCAGAGCAGGTCCCTGCGCAGTCAACAACGCATCTGGAGGATTCTGATCCAGTTCAGCAGAAAGCTCACTTTGTAGACGCTCGTAACGAGCTACAGCTCCTTGAGCATTTCGAATTTCTCCTTCAAGTGTCTGAAAGCGAGTCACTCCATCTTCAGGAAAGGTAGAAATCATTGGCAAGCCTTGCAGCTCGAGCTGCGCATCGCTCCATTTTAGCCACAATTCACGTACATCCTGTGCTTTGCGAAGCATCACGAGCTTATCACCAGTAAGTTTACGTTGTTCTTCCAGTTGATACAGCTCAGATTCCGTTGCCTTCAATGCTGCGATATTGCCGTTATATCGCGGAAGATAAGATCGACTCTCAGCCATTTCGCGCTCAAGTTTTTCAATAGCCTGAACAATTTTAGCAGCTTCCTGCAGCTTCCCACGAGGTTTATACAGCTTCTCAGCTTCCTGTACCAATCGACGTTCCGCACGCATGATTGTTCCACCGCCACCCATACCTGCGTGAAAGAGAAAGCTGCTCATCTCCTCTGACTGAAGAGCAGCAAGCTCCTGCAGCTCGTCGAGTGAGACTGCGAACAATTGATGGAACATGCTCCTTGAAATACCACCAAGCAAAAGACGCTCCATTTCAGCTTGTCCTAGTTCTTGCGTCGTTCCATTCGGATGATTTACCGTGATGTTCAGCTTCTCATTTCTTCCGGAGCCCTCACCACCAGACGTATGACGACGAATGGTCCATAAGCCACCATTACTATCTCGTGCCTTCAGTATTCCCCCATGAACTCCGCCTTGCGCAGGTTCATAACGCTCCGTAGGGTTTCCACGACTTGGAATTCCAAACAGCATGGAGCGAATAAACTGCAACGTCGTGCTTTTGCCTGCTTCATTCCGTCCATAAAGTATGGTAACTCCATCCGTTAGTTCTATCTCTCGGTTATGTAGACGTCCGAAGCCATGAATTTGCAAATGTTCAATTCTCATCTTCAGCAGCACCCTCCATTCCACCGAGCATTGTGATTCCTTGTTCTGCTGCGCTACGAAGCCAGCTTAACTTCTCCTCTTGGCTTGTCAACGAGAGCAGCTTTCTCATTTCCTGATTCTCCAGCAGCGGCTTAAGCGCACTGTTTATTAGCTCCTCAAGCGCTTCTGTTGAATGTTCCGTACGCTCCATAATTCGCAGCATTTCTCCAAGAAAGCTATCTTCCTCTAATAACCGTTCACGATCAATAGCTAATCCAGACTCTACCGCGAAGCCTTCCACCCAGACAAGTCCTTTATAATCTTTACGCTCAGCCCGAACTGCCTCACGACGCTGGAGTTCAGACAGCAGATCCTCTGCCGCCCCTTTCTCCGCTAATATTTTATGTACGTTCCCTCGTCCGATCAGGCGAAATCTGACCACCGACATCAAATCCGGGAATTCTTCCCTGATGTCGTCAATAACCTGCTCCACATTTTGTATCCATTCTGCTTCATTACTTAATCCGTCAATGGTTAGATCCCGAACCTGCCAGCGAACATAATCTAGCTCATGGAACTGGAGCGTGGGACTTCCAGCCTCATCTACATCCACAACATAACAACCTTTGGCTCCGGTTTCCTTAATGCTGCGCCCTTGTATATTGCCTGGGTACACAATCGCTGGCTTCTCATGCAATACACTACGTTTATGGATATGTCCAAGCGCCCAATAATCAAAGCCCCGTTCGATTAGATCCCTACGACTACAGGGGGAATAAGTCTCGTGCAGCAAATCACCGTCTACATTTCCATGCAGCATGGCAATATGAAACAGACGACTGCCAGGCTTTCGTGAAAAGGTCACTGCTGTGTTGTCCGTCACCTTCGCAGTCGGATAGGAGATTCCACTAACAATAGCCACTTCTTGTCCATCGTTACGACGATAGGCGGTAGCAAGAGCTGGTTTTTCCCCTCCGAATACGGTAACGTGTTTTGGCATTTCCGTTGTCAGACGCAGCCCGTCAAGTGGATCATGGTTGCCATGGATCAAAAACACGTGTATCCCGTGCCGACCAAGTTCCTTGAGCGCTTCGTAAAACCGCAGCTGACCTTGTAATGAAGCGTCAGAAACATCATATACATCTCCACTGATGACAATAAAATCAACGTTCTCTTGGATGGCAACGCGGACAAGCCGCCCGAGGGCGGCGAAGGTTGACTCACGTAAATAAGAACGAATGGCTGGCGAAATATGCGCCAGCCCAGCAAATCTGCTATCCAAATGTAAATCAGCAGCATGTAGAAATCGAAATGGAATCATAGCTGCTCACCCTTTCGTTCTTGAGGGATACTGTAAGTATGTTTTCTTAAGTTCATTAGCGACACGAGTCAGCGAATACAGACTCTTTGCTTTATCCCAGGCCGAACGAGAAAGCTCATAACGATAAGCCGGATCGGAAATCACCTTCTCTAGCGCGTCCGCGAGTGCAAGCTCATCATCCGGGCTGACCAGCAGGCCATTAACTCCGTCTTCAATCTGCTCCGGAATCCCTCCTACATTTGTTCCAACTAAAGCCAGACAGCTAAGCGCCGCTTCCGCAAACACTGAACCGAAGGCCTCCGCCCGAGAAGGTAGCACGAAAATATCAAAGAAAGGCATGAATTCTTCAGGATGAAGTGTATATCCATAAAAAATCGTTTCATTATAAATCCCTAATTGTTTAGCCATATTCTCCAAATCCGCACGGGAAGGACCATCTCCAATAATATGCAGTACATATTCATGACCACGGTTTTTAAGTTCAGCACAGGCCTTGAGTAAAGTGTCAATTCCTTTGGCTGGAACTAGACGTGTCACAGTCACTAGCTGTGGTACAGCGTTGTCATGTGGGACTGGCTTAAACCTTTTTTCATCAAAACCATTCGGTATTACTCCTATATTGGAAGGTTCTAGAATATAAGGCGCTACATACTCTGCAAATGCTTGCGACACGGTCATTAACCGATCACTAACATGCTCAAGCTCGCGGTAAAGTGAAACGAGAAACTGATGTTCCAAGCCACCCTCAGAAATAGCTCCATTAAGAATCAGCTCACGCTCATAACTGGAATGTAAGGTTTGAATTAATGGCGTATCTGGAAATACTTTTTTCATCGCTAAACCAGCTATTGGATGATGTGAATGGATAAGATCGTAAGACTTGCTCATCCGCAGTTTAGTCCACCATAGATAATCACGATAAGTCTGAATATATTTTTGAACGATCGGACTTTCCCCAAACTGGGTCCAATCAAAGGTCTCAAATACGACTTCCTCATGACCCTTGTTGCGAATCCGCTTAGGTAACCAAAACAAATCCATCTCCCAACGGCTTGAACGGAACCTTTCCTGTAGATAAGGGATCATGGATGATACACCACCGGGTTGTTCCGGCGGGAAGAAGAGCGCTTGCAGCAAATTCATATGGTACATCCCCTTTACAATTGCCCTGTGTTCAGTAAGACTTGGCAATTATGATATAGTTGTGTATATGTAGAATTTCAGGTACGATTACGTTCCCCATACCTTGATTTTATCGGTATAAACATGAAACAGCAACTAAGAAAAAGGAGAATGATCTATGAAGGAAGAACAGCTGCCTGCCTCTTACACCGCATATATAAAAGAAATGCTGGGGCAAGAGGCAAATGCTTTTATAGAAAGTTATTCAGCACCACGAACTCAGGGACTTCGCTTTAATCCATTGAAAAGCATCTCAGATGCAGGTCAAGTCGCAGTAGCGCGCGCAGTCTCACAATTTGATTTGAAACCTATCCCATGGTGCCCTGATGGTTATTATTATGAAGAGCCCGCTCGACCAGGCAGGCACCCTTACCATGCTGCTGGACTATATTATATTCAGGAGCCTTCCGCAATGTCCGCAGCTGAACTGCTAGCGCCTAAACCCGGCGAAACCGTCCTCGACCTTGCAGCTGCCCCTGGAGGTAAAACTACGCATATCGCTGGTTTAATGCAGGGACAAGGCCTCTTAATCTCTAATGAAATTCATCCGGAACGCGCAAAAATTTTGGCAGAGAACGTAGAACGTCTAGGCATTAAGAATACCCTCGTAACCTGTGCAACACCTGAACAGCTGTCTTCGCGCTTCCCACAAGCTTTTGACCGAATTATGTTAGATGCTCCTTGCTCAGGAGAAGGCATGTTTCGCAAAGATCCAAACGCCGTTCAAGAGTGGTCTCCTGACCATGTAGTTATGTGCGCGGCAAGACAATGGGACATCCTGCAAGACGCCTATCTTATGCTCAAGCCTGGTGGCACTCTAGCCTACTCTACTTGCACTTTTAACCGCCAAGAGAATGAAGAGATGATGACCCGATTGACGGATAGTTACCCCGATATGGAATTAATCACCCATAAACGCCTTTGGCCTCATTTAGAAAAAGGCGAAGGCCACTTTGTTGCACTCCTGCGAAAGCAAAGTGACACCGAAAACGACGTTAATGACGATGCTAAACGTGGCACTAATAAACGTCGAATCAAAAACAACCCAAAAATGAATTCTTCCGTACGCGATGCGTATCAGTTATTTCAGGACTGGGCCGCTGTAGAGCTGCCGGGGTTCTCTTACCAAGGCGTCCCTCTGCTGTTCGGTGAATCCCTATATTTGCTGCCTGAAGCCTTTAATGGCAACCTACATACCGGGCTGCTCGATGGTTTGCGTATTCCACGAGCCGGGCTACATATTGCCCATATGAAGAAAAATCGGATTGAACCCGCTCACGCCCTTGCGATGGCGATTCAACACACACAAGTAACACGTAGTTTTGATCTCAGTAGTGGGGGGCTAGAAATACATGCTTGGCTCCGGGGAGAAAGCTTACCTGTGCCCATGGAATTACATGGCTGGACACTTGTAACTTTAGATGGATTGCCGATTAGTTGGGGCAAGGCTAGTTCTGGCCAGCTTAAGAATCATCTTCCTAAAGGACTTCGCGTCCAAAAAGCCCATATTGACGAGCAATAGGCCATAGACCAGTTCATCCAGTCCACTTTCGCATATGATGTCATTATCTCAGAAGGCTGCGACATCCGCCGCTTTGAGAACAAGACATATGTTATGAAGGAGGAATTGAACATGGGTGAATTTCATGGAGGGGCCTTCACTTCGACCGGTGCGATCTTGGTACTTTTTATCTTGCTCGTCATCATTTCCCGTTCGTTGTTCGTTTAATACCAATCCGGCTAAATAGACGGTGAAATTTAAGCGGCTGTGTCGTCCTTTTAGGATGGTGCGGCCGCTTTATTTTTTTCCGATATAAGCTCTCCACTTATTGTTCTCGTGAATATTTACTGTTTGAAAGCCTGATTTTCGAAATAACAATTCTATCTCTTCATTCTTCGTGAATTGCGTCATATGATAATTAATTTTATATTTCTCAGAAATAATAATAAAGCTACCGCCTGCTCTCAGCACCCTACATACTTCACTTATATCCTGTTCGAGATCGGGCCAGAAGTAATGCGTCTGAATAGCTGTGATCGTCCCGAAAAATCCATCGTTGAACGGTAACGCTGACACGTCTCCCTGACTAATCTTCACCCTACCTGAGGTAACTGCCTCTTTGTTTTTTTGAATGGAGGTCTCTACAGCTTGCTGTGAATAATCTATGCCGTAGATTTCTCGATTGTTATTTTGTTTCGCTAGCGTATGTATAGTTTGACCGCCACCACAGCCGATGTCCAAAATAGGAGCGTTGTTCATTATTTCTATTTTTTTGAGCCCCCACGTGGTTATGCTGGTATGTGCCTGATTCATGATCTTGATCATGATATTCCCCACGAATCCTCTCGGATTCTTGGCTTGATCGATCAGTGTATCAAGTAAACCCATTCCTTCACCTTCACCTTCACCTTCACCTTCACCTTCACCTTCCCATTACATATTTCGAATTACCAAATTGCCTACTTCTAATTGCTTTTTGGAGTACTCGTCATTTTCGCAATTGAGCTCCTTATTCATTTGCTATACCAGCAGCCTGATCACTTAATATATGTTCCGTAAGATTTCCAGCTGTAACTACCCACTTATCTACTTGATACTCTATTTTATGAATACTAGTATATGAAGTCGGGAAATGGGCATTCTTATTGGTCCACGTTAGACCTTTTAAAAGATGGTATATAACATTAATTACGCCGCCATGAGTGACCACAATTACATTTTCTTTTGGATCAGCACTCTCCAGTTCATTACATAGATGCGAGAGACCTGTACTTATTCGCGTAAAAAACTCCTGTGGGCTCTCTCCTCCTGGAAATCTCTCATCCATTCTTAAAGCAGAGAAATAGAGACCCGGGTATCGTTCATTTGCAATTTCATGGGGCATTCCAGCGAGTACACCATTATTCGTTTCTCTCCAACACGGACTGCTTTCAACAGGCAAACTAATCGCTCTGGCTATCTCATTTGCTGTATCTAACGCACGTTGCAAATCACTGCTGAGGATGCGAGTGATGTTAAACCTAGATTGGTTCTCCTTAAGATAACTACCAAGCCGTTCGGCTTGTCTATAGCCCTCTACTACAAGCCCACGCTGACTCCAACCCCCACGAAAGCCTTCATCATCTATTCCATGCCTAATAAAATATATAGCCATCGATCGTATCCCTCCAAAAAAAGATTGTTATACACATTTTCAACAAAACATCCTTCCAATCCTCCATTTTTGTTAAATAATTCTATCCACCAAGAACAAAATCACCCTTTCGGGTGAATTGTAGTCTGTTAGTTTAAAGAACTGCTTACAGAGCACACATCGCCGTACTTCCTGCAGGATTTTCAGGGGGAAAACCTCCCTATAAATTGGGTCATAGCTCTTACTATGACTAGGCTATATGGAATCTCTCCCTATAATATGGAGAATTTCCCTATATTCAATAAAATTCACCTTAATACACAGAATTATAGGGAGTAATTCCCTATAAGGGTGCAGAACTTTAGGCAGATGATGGCTGCACATTTCCATGAATCTATGAGCAATAAAAAAGCTACCGATTGATCGGAAGCCTTTTTAGCTGAGCTCTAATGATTGTTTGCATTATACTTCGAAATCGCTTGCTGCTTCAGTTGATCCCAATGGGGTGTCGCAATGTTTGCTTGTTGCTTCAAAATATCGAACGAATCAAACAACGCTACAATTTCGCTGAAAGAACCATCTACTAATTTCATAAAGGGCAATTTATGAATGATTTTCAGACCATAATATACACCTTGTTTGTGTTTTCGAATAAAGTCGACTTGACCTGCTGGAGTGATAGTATAGCCCAACTTCTCCATGATTTGAAACCCCTCGTCCATGACTGAAACGGATTGTTTTAATAGCTTTTTGTCCCTAGATACTTTTTTCAGATCACCGTCGTGAAGATAGCTCAAGGAGTTCAAAGCCACTATAGGCACGATATGACTTTTGAGCCAAGCATCCATATCCTCATGATAAGTTAGCTTATACTTAACATTTTTAAAGGCATTTTCTAGTAAAGGCTTTATTGGAATCTCACCGTCTAGACTGCCGAGTACCATCTGTCCTCCAACTCTGATGCAGATAACTCGGCCATTCTCTTCACGTATTCCTCCACTAAGCTGAAATCCGAAGAGTATATTTTTCCTCACATCGCTCATGTCCTGAAGATCTTGTTGCATTCCAGAGGCATCGCCATTATTACCTACAAGAATTATATTCTGACTCTGATTTTTTGCTAGAATAGGTAATACAGCTGGAAAATCATTGTATTTCATAACAACAAAGATAAGATCATAGCGATCATCCGGTTTAGGCTCTGAAATGACTTTTACAGCATCTTCAGTGTTTTTATATTGAAAATAATGGCGAAGTACAAGTCCGTCTTTCGTCAATTGCTCCGCACGTTTCCCTCTGGCAAGTACTGTGACATCATTCCCCCCACGCACTAGAACATGCGCAAGATAGCTGCCTAAAACTCCCGCTCCAAAAACTAATACTCTCATATTCGTAGCCCCTCTATCCTTTTTAGACATTTGTTGTATTTCGATCATCTGTTCGATAAAATCAGATTATCACATCTCCGGTAGGGTTCAATCGCTAGTTTTACCGGTTTTGTTGGTTTTTCAACAGATGACAGGATAATGTTTAATAAAAAGGGAGTATTTCAATGGATAGAAGAATTAAAAAAAACCAAACAGCTATCATGAACGCATTAATACAACTGATGACAGAAAAAGATTTTGAAAAAATAACGATTAACGAAATCGCAGAGCGTGCCGACGTAAACCGCGGAACGATTTATTCCCATTATGCGGACAAATACGATCTGATGGATAAATGTCTGGAGGCTCAACTCAAACAACTAATTGAAAGCTGCTCCGTAGTAGAGGATGAAACAGAACCAAATCCCTCGAAGTCGTCATTGCTCCGCACGCTGGAACTTTTGGAGGAGAATGCTCTCTTTTATAAAACTTTATTAAGAAACAAAGCGCTGCTCTCCTTTAGAAACCAATTACAAGATATGATAAATAAACAGATCAAAGCACAATTCTTAGAAAACAATTTAACCCTAGATGAGCTAAGTAAAGATATATCCGTGCAATTTTTGAGTTCGGCAGCTGTCGGAGTAATTGAATGGTGGTTTACCCATAGTAATCCTTGTTCTGCAAAAGAGATCACTGATAAGTTATGGTCCATGCTCGATCTAAATCTGCAGATGATCCGTTCTCAAGCTTGAATATGTTCTCCCCTATCCATCTCATAAATGGAGCTGATAATCTTTTCAATTTGGATCTCCTTAATGGAGATATCAAGAATCTCTACCTTTTCACTAAGAATACGAAGAAACTCGCCCATTTTACACTGCTCGGTATCGATCTCTAATTCCACTTCGTAATCCGATATTCTTTCCGATATCAGAGTCCCAGGCAGATCAATATCTCCAATCGTTGTAGCTGCAGAAAGCCTAACCACTTTTTTAGCGCCCAGATGAAGTCGAAGTTCAGAGAACTTATCGTCATATACTTTTTTACCTTGATGAATAATAAGAACTCTTTGAACCAAACGCTCTACGTCTTCCAAGTCATGTGTCGTTAAAATAAATGTGGTGCCTTCCCGATTCATTTGCTTAATGAATTCTCTGATTCGTTGTTTAGCTATAACATCCAGCCCAATCGTCGGCTCATCCAAAAAAACCACGGGCGGTGAATGAAGCATTGCCATAATAAACTCGCATTTCATTCGTTCCCCCAGAGAAAGGGTGCGTGTAGGTTTAGTGATAATATCACCAATCTCAAACATACTTACAAATCGATCTAGTCTTGTACGAAAGTCATTCGTAGGAATATCATAAATTTCCTTATTCATATAAAAGCTATCCAAAGGGGGGATGTCCCATATTAACTGTGATTTCTGTCCGAACAATACTCCGATTTGTTTTACATATTGATTTTTCTGCTTATGAGGGTTGTACCCAAGAACATTTATTTCTCCCGATGTGGGATAGAGAACGCCTGTCAGCATTTTAATAGTCGTAGATTTCCCCGCACCGTTTGGCCCCAGAATGCCAATGATCTCTCCTTTTCCAACACTGAACGAAAGATCCTCTACGGAGGTAATAATCGATTTCTCGCGGTGAAACAGACTTTTAAATACGCTTTTAGCATCTTGTCCGCGGTGATAGGTTTCATATTGTTTAGTTAAGTTCTTGACAGTAATAATGTCCAATGTAATTCTCCTTCATAAAAATTCATCCTCCGGCGCTTTTATAACTGCGAAGCATATATGTATAGAGCCAAATTCCGAAGGCAGCAAATAACACACAAGGGATAATCGCTATAAAAAAATAGGGTTCCCATCGGCCAATCAGTGTAGATGCTGGAAAGTAGGCAATCATGGAAACCGGAAAAAGAAAAGCACTCACGACTACGACTGCTTTAGGGAAAATTGTCCCTGGGTACCGCCCAAAAGACTTAATGCTCTCAAACATCTCCGGCAAGCGAGAATTCGCTACCCATTTGAAGGAAATTGCTGCAACGATGAGCGCCACGCCGAACATAACAAGCAGCCCTGCTCCAAACAACAACAGGAATAACAACCAAGAGCTGAAAGTTACCCCTTCGATTCCACTAAGAGCGTACCCGAACATAATTACCCCACCACCTAAAAGCCCAATACTTTCGAATTCAAAAGATCTGGCCAACAGCAAAAAAAGACTCGAGGTAGGTTTAATTAATACCACTTCCAGCGTTCCTTCCACTACATGAGACATCGTATTCCACATGATTCCGTTAAAAAAAATCCCAGCACAAGCCGTAGACAGAATAAAAACGGACTGTATTAACAGCGCCTCTTTAAAGGTCCATCCTGCAAATGAAGCATTCGAATTATAGATGAACACCGTTACTAGAGGAAACAACACATTCCCTATGAGCATGATAAGACTATTAAGAATAAAATTAACACGATAAGTGATAGCAGAAGCAATATTCGCCTTCATACAAGTTTTGTATATCAAAAACATACGTTTCATGCGCCCACCCCCGTAAAATGCTTAAGCGATACCGCATACAGCACCCGGCAGACAACTCCGGCAATAATTACGGCTATGAGCTGTAACAACAAAACTTGAGGAATAGGTAAAGTTATATCAGCTAAAGTATAGCTACCCGTATAGACCATTGCAGGAAGAAAGGTCGTATATTGAAACGGTAAGAAAAAGGAAGCCATTTGTAAGGATTTTGGAAAAAAGACCAATGGAATCAGCGATCCTGAGAATATCCCCTCGCAAAGATTAAAAAAATTACGAATACTGGAGGATTGCACCATCCAAAAGGCGACCATCCCGATACTATAATGGATGAAAAAATTCATCATAAACGCCATAGCAATCGAAAGCATTGCGTATAGTAAATTTGCGGGCAAAACATCAATATTAAAAATAAAAAAGAAAATCATAAAGCAGGGAATAAATTCAAATAAAAGCCCAAGTACCCTATGCCCCGCCTTCTGAGACAACGCATAGAACATATGATTCATTGGTCTTAACGAGAACGTAATGAACTTCCCCGTGCGAATGAGCATTTGCAAATTCCAATCCGCAAAATCCATGGTCAAATAGTTGATCAGCATCGTGGCACAAAAATAAGAGAGCATATGGGAAAGCGACATCCCATTAATAGAAGATTCCCCACTATAAACAGCGCTCCATATATAATACTGCACCAAAAAATACACAGGTCCTACAAAAATAGAAACCATCGAATGCGACCTGTACGCACTCCATTCCTTATACGTAACAAAAGCAACCGCTCTCATAACGCGAGAGCGTTGCTTTATCATCTCAAACATAAGTCACAACCTGCCTGTCTGTAGATATCTCTTTAAAAATAACCTAATTCTTATTTGAGTCCGGACCAGATCACATTGTTTGTGCCGAAAATAGCTCTGCCATCCCATATATTATTATGAAAAGGGATATACCAAACGGCAATCAGCTTTTCTACCGGGTCAACGACCAAGGAACAAGACCCCCATCCTTCGTGAAAAAAAGTGCCTTCAGAATAAGAAGTACTAACATTATATCGAAGGTCTGGCCCAAGACCGTATGGCCGATCAGCTCCTCCATCTCCCCATGCGTAGTTTGGAATTTTCTCAGCATTGAACCGCTTGGTCATTCTCTGAACAGCCATCCGACTTAAGATATGGCCATCTTCGTATTCCCCTTGGTTAAGCAGCATGATTCCGAACTTTTGTAGATCATTAACTGTTGAGTACAGTCCCCCACCAGTCCCAGGAGTCTTAATTTCCTCATCAGATCTTCTTTCTTCATCCGTTATTTCCCCTGTTTGAAGTTTCTGAAGATATTCCTTGGCCTCTTCTGAACGAATGGCGATCCTACCAGCTTTCTCAGGTGGTATATCAAAGAAAGTATCTGTCATGCCTAACGGTTTCACAATATTGTCCATTATGTACTCTTCTGCAAAAACACCTGTTATTTTCTCGATAATTGCACCAAGAACCACGTATCCGAACGATGAATACATCCATTGAGTCCCTACCGGAAAACGAATGCCATAGGAAAGTCCAGCTTTAATCCAGTTTTCTTTTCCAAGCTCTGATTCATAAATATACCACCATGCACTTTTATAGTAGGTATCACTAATAGTGCCATGATCAGGTGCGAT
This window of the Paenibacillus sp. FSL R10-2734 genome carries:
- a CDS encoding AAA family ATPase, with product MRIEHLQIHGFGRLHNREIELTDGVTILYGRNEAGKSTTLQFIRSMLFGIPSRGNPTERYEPAQGGVHGGILKARDSNGGLWTIRRHTSGGEGSGRNEKLNITVNHPNGTTQELGQAEMERLLLGGISRSMFHQLFAVSLDELQELAALQSEEMSSFLFHAGMGGGGTIMRAERRLVQEAEKLYKPRGKLQEAAKIVQAIEKLEREMAESRSYLPRYNGNIAALKATESELYQLEEQRKLTGDKLVMLRKAQDVRELWLKWSDAQLELQGLPMISTFPEDGVTRFQTLEGEIRNAQGAVARYERLQSELSAELDQNPPDALLTAQGPALERLDRHRSSYENLRAERQRLEAELIALNEHLQRILRGIDVSWSAAELTAFSGAAADREAARRFAAAFASYDRRMEAEGAARQTLRSRLAAASASLQAAERALAREHATGAESFAQLAPRSAREVLQLWDELQQAAERWREAQLSEGPLRGPGAGSDGPSAQRMAALYRRLLWAGAALTVLLPTALWLTGAPRVSAVIAIGLLGAADLALWAGLSAARRPEASPPGHGGDVGTAAAEMLRLREQLLSGAEPERHHPGAAFDRRPGVQP
- a CDS encoding DNA repair exonuclease, translating into MIPFRFLHAADLHLDSRFAGLAHISPAIRSYLRESTFAALGRLVRVAIQENVDFIVISGDVYDVSDASLQGQLRFYEALKELGRHGIHVFLIHGNHDPLDGLRLTTEMPKHVTVFGGEKPALATAYRRNDGQEVAIVSGISYPTAKVTDNTAVTFSRKPGSRLFHIAMLHGNVDGDLLHETYSPCSRRDLIERGFDYWALGHIHKRSVLHEKPAIVYPGNIQGRSIKETGAKGCYVVDVDEAGSPTLQFHELDYVRWQVRDLTIDGLSNEAEWIQNVEQVIDDIREEFPDLMSVVRFRLIGRGNVHKILAEKGAAEDLLSELQRREAVRAERKDYKGLVWVEGFAVESGLAIDRERLLEEDSFLGEMLRIMERTEHSTEALEELINSALKPLLENQEMRKLLSLTSQEEKLSWLRSAAEQGITMLGGMEGAAEDEN
- a CDS encoding glycosyltransferase family 4 protein, whose translation is MNLLQALFFPPEQPGGVSSMIPYLQERFRSSRWEMDLFWLPKRIRNKGHEEVVFETFDWTQFGESPIVQKYIQTYRDYLWWTKLRMSKSYDLIHSHHPIAGLAMKKVFPDTPLIQTLHSSYERELILNGAISEGGLEHQFLVSLYRELEHVSDRLMTVSQAFAEYVAPYILEPSNIGVIPNGFDEKRFKPVPHDNAVPQLVTVTRLVPAKGIDTLLKACAELKNRGHEYVLHIIGDGPSRADLENMAKQLGIYNETIFYGYTLHPEEFMPFFDIFVLPSRAEAFGSVFAEAALSCLALVGTNVGGIPEQIEDGVNGLLVSPDDELALADALEKVISDPAYRYELSRSAWDKAKSLYSLTRVANELKKTYLQYPSRTKG
- a CDS encoding RsmB/NOP family class I SAM-dependent RNA methyltransferase — protein: MKEEQLPASYTAYIKEMLGQEANAFIESYSAPRTQGLRFNPLKSISDAGQVAVARAVSQFDLKPIPWCPDGYYYEEPARPGRHPYHAAGLYYIQEPSAMSAAELLAPKPGETVLDLAAAPGGKTTHIAGLMQGQGLLISNEIHPERAKILAENVERLGIKNTLVTCATPEQLSSRFPQAFDRIMLDAPCSGEGMFRKDPNAVQEWSPDHVVMCAARQWDILQDAYLMLKPGGTLAYSTCTFNRQENEEMMTRLTDSYPDMELITHKRLWPHLEKGEGHFVALLRKQSDTENDVNDDAKRGTNKRRIKNNPKMNSSVRDAYQLFQDWAAVELPGFSYQGVPLLFGESLYLLPEAFNGNLHTGLLDGLRIPRAGLHIAHMKKNRIEPAHALAMAIQHTQVTRSFDLSSGGLEIHAWLRGESLPVPMELHGWTLVTLDGLPISWGKASSGQLKNHLPKGLRVQKAHIDEQ
- a CDS encoding sporulation protein YjcZ; this encodes MGEFHGGAFTSTGAILVLFILLVIISRSLFV
- a CDS encoding class I SAM-dependent methyltransferase — translated: MGLLDTLIDQAKNPRGFVGNIMIKIMNQAHTSITTWGLKKIEIMNNAPILDIGCGGGQTIHTLAKQNNNREIYGIDYSQQAVETSIQKNKEAVTSGRVKISQGDVSALPFNDGFFGTITAIQTHYFWPDLEQDISEVCRVLRAGGSFIIISEKYKINYHMTQFTKNEEIELLFRKSGFQTVNIHENNKWRAYIGKK
- a CDS encoding histidine phosphatase family protein; the protein is MAIYFIRHGIDDEGFRGGWSQRGLVVEGYRQAERLGSYLKENQSRFNITRILSSDLQRALDTANEIARAISLPVESSPCWRETNNGVLAGMPHEIANERYPGLYFSALRMDERFPGGESPQEFFTRISTGLSHLCNELESADPKENVIVVTHGGVINVIYHLLKGLTWTNKNAHFPTSYTSIHKIEYQVDKWVVTAGNLTEHILSDQAAGIANE
- a CDS encoding 2-dehydropantoate 2-reductase N-terminal domain-containing protein, whose product is MRVLVFGAGVLGSYLAHVLVRGGNDVTVLARGKRAEQLTKDGLVLRHYFQYKNTEDAVKVISEPKPDDRYDLIFVVMKYNDFPAVLPILAKNQSQNIILVGNNGDASGMQQDLQDMSDVRKNILFGFQLSGGIREENGRVICIRVGGQMVLGSLDGEIPIKPLLENAFKNVKYKLTYHEDMDAWLKSHIVPIVALNSLSYLHDGDLKKVSRDKKLLKQSVSVMDEGFQIMEKLGYTITPAGQVDFIRKHKQGVYYGLKIIHKLPFMKLVDGSFSEIVALFDSFDILKQQANIATPHWDQLKQQAISKYNANNH
- a CDS encoding TetR/AcrR family transcriptional regulator yields the protein MDRRIKKNQTAIMNALIQLMTEKDFEKITINEIAERADVNRGTIYSHYADKYDLMDKCLEAQLKQLIESCSVVEDETEPNPSKSSLLRTLELLEENALFYKTLLRNKALLSFRNQLQDMINKQIKAQFLENNLTLDELSKDISVQFLSSAAVGVIEWWFTHSNPCSAKEITDKLWSMLDLNLQMIRSQA
- a CDS encoding ATP-binding cassette domain-containing protein; translated protein: MDIITVKNLTKQYETYHRGQDAKSVFKSLFHREKSIITSVEDLSFSVGKGEIIGILGPNGAGKSTTIKMLTGVLYPTSGEINVLGYNPHKQKNQYVKQIGVLFGQKSQLIWDIPPLDSFYMNKEIYDIPTNDFRTRLDRFVSMFEIGDIITKPTRTLSLGERMKCEFIMAMLHSPPVVFLDEPTIGLDVIAKQRIREFIKQMNREGTTFILTTHDLEDVERLVQRVLIIHQGKKVYDDKFSELRLHLGAKKVVRLSAATTIGDIDLPGTLISERISDYEVELEIDTEQCKMGEFLRILSEKVEILDISIKEIQIEKIISSIYEMDRGEHIQA